A single genomic interval of Apis cerana isolate GH-2021 linkage group LG2, AcerK_1.0, whole genome shotgun sequence harbors:
- the LOC107996827 gene encoding peptidyl-tRNA hydrolase 2, mitochondrial isoform X1, producing the protein MNISQIFFKIATDEKVGFAIATLIGYCLYKIMLIINKRKLQSSSNETLNMIFSDNYKLILVIRTDLKMGKGKVAAQCAHAAVAAYKAAINYPRILQAWEECGQAKITVKVDSDDALKEIAKQAKAIGLLTNIIQDAGHTQVKPGSRTVCAIGPGPAELIDQVTGHLKLF; encoded by the exons atgaatatttctcaaatattttttaaaattgctacAGATGAAAAAGTAGGATTTGCTATTGCAACATTAATAggttattgtttatataaaataatgttaataattaataaaagaaaattgcaatCTTCTAGCaatgaaacattaaatatg atattttcagataattataagcttattttagttattagaACTGACTTAAAAatgggaaaaggaaaagtagCAGCACAATGTGCTCATGCTGCTGTTGCAGCTTATAAAGCGGCTATAAATTATCCTAGAATTTTACAAGCTTGGGAAGAATGTGGCCAAGCCAAAATTACAGTTaag GTTGATAGTGATGATGCTTTGAAAGAAATAGCAAAACAAGCCAAAGCTATAGGACTTTtgacaaatataatacaagatGCTGGACATACCCAAGTGAAACCAGGAAGCAGAACAGTATGTGCAATTGGTCCTGGTCCAGCTGAATTAATAGATCAAGTAACAGgacatttaaaattgttttaa
- the LOC107996827 gene encoding peptidyl-tRNA hydrolase 2, mitochondrial isoform X2 produces MNISQIFFKIATDEKVGFAIATLIDNYKLILVIRTDLKMGKGKVAAQCAHAAVAAYKAAINYPRILQAWEECGQAKITVKVDSDDALKEIAKQAKAIGLLTNIIQDAGHTQVKPGSRTVCAIGPGPAELIDQVTGHLKLF; encoded by the exons atgaatatttctcaaatattttttaaaattgctacAGATGAAAAAGTAGGATTTGCTATTGCAACATTAATAg ataattataagcttattttagttattagaACTGACTTAAAAatgggaaaaggaaaagtagCAGCACAATGTGCTCATGCTGCTGTTGCAGCTTATAAAGCGGCTATAAATTATCCTAGAATTTTACAAGCTTGGGAAGAATGTGGCCAAGCCAAAATTACAGTTaag GTTGATAGTGATGATGCTTTGAAAGAAATAGCAAAACAAGCCAAAGCTATAGGACTTTtgacaaatataatacaagatGCTGGACATACCCAAGTGAAACCAGGAAGCAGAACAGTATGTGCAATTGGTCCTGGTCCAGCTGAATTAATAGATCAAGTAACAGgacatttaaaattgttttaa